In Candidatus Binatia bacterium, the following proteins share a genomic window:
- a CDS encoding ABC transporter ATP-binding protein, with the protein MRRLLGYLLRYRWRYAAGGACLLATATLAMAVPYLLKRAIDAVGHGAAPSQITTYALWIIAIAIVQAVVRTFSRTLIFNVGRDVEYDLRNDLFAHLQKLPLAYYQEQHTGDLMSRLINDVTAVRMLLGPGILNFVNTPVYYAYGIAIMLTLDVRLTVAALLSYPLLLLVVKGFSRRLMEHTLRVQQGLAEMSSSVQENLSGMHVVRAYAGEDRATAAFAELNRHFKEESLQLARVRGQILPVMRTAASLGTLVVLWYGGLGVISGRLSLGDLVAFIGYLNLLAWPTMAMGWMLSVLQRGRAAMSRLAYIFDAEPEICDGPGIEPLPAVRGTVEFRDVDFAYRTAGNGHQVLDRVSFRVEPGQKLALVGRTGAGKSTIAMLLPRMFDVSGGQILVDGRDLRSLPLAQLRRSIGFVPQDPFLFSTTVRENVSFGREGATDTDVRWATAVAGVADDIASFPRGYDTVVGERGVTLSGGQKQRLTLARAVLTDPRILILDDALSSVDTRTEGAILAALREVMRQRTSIIIAHRISTIQEADLIAVVDDGRVVEVGDHASLLARDGLYADLFRQQRLEEELAEL; encoded by the coding sequence ATGCGCCGTTTATTGGGGTATCTGCTGCGCTACAGGTGGCGCTATGCTGCCGGCGGCGCGTGCTTGCTGGCCACGGCGACGTTGGCCATGGCGGTGCCGTATCTGCTGAAGCGGGCCATTGACGCCGTCGGCCACGGAGCAGCGCCGTCGCAGATCACCACCTACGCGTTGTGGATCATCGCTATCGCCATTGTGCAGGCAGTGGTGCGCACGTTCTCACGGACACTGATTTTCAACGTCGGGCGCGACGTCGAGTACGACCTGCGGAACGACCTCTTTGCGCATCTGCAGAAGCTACCGCTGGCCTACTACCAAGAGCAGCACACCGGGGATCTGATGTCGCGCTTGATCAACGACGTCACCGCGGTCCGCATGCTGCTCGGGCCTGGGATTCTCAACTTTGTCAACACGCCCGTCTACTACGCCTACGGCATCGCCATCATGCTGACACTGGACGTGCGTCTGACCGTCGCGGCGCTGCTCTCCTATCCGCTGCTGTTGCTCGTGGTCAAAGGCTTCAGCCGCCGCCTCATGGAGCACACGCTGCGGGTGCAACAGGGCCTGGCGGAGATGAGCAGCAGCGTGCAAGAGAATCTGAGCGGCATGCACGTCGTGCGCGCCTATGCCGGCGAGGATCGCGCGACTGCCGCTTTCGCCGAGCTCAACCGCCACTTCAAGGAAGAGAGCCTGCAGTTGGCGCGCGTGCGCGGTCAAATCCTGCCGGTCATGAGGACCGCTGCCAGTCTCGGAACGCTGGTGGTGCTGTGGTATGGCGGCCTCGGAGTGATCAGCGGCCGGCTCAGCCTGGGCGATCTGGTGGCCTTCATCGGCTACCTCAACCTGCTGGCCTGGCCGACGATGGCCATGGGCTGGATGCTTTCCGTCCTCCAGCGCGGGCGCGCCGCGATGAGTCGGCTGGCGTACATCTTCGATGCCGAGCCTGAGATCTGTGACGGGCCGGGGATCGAACCGCTCCCGGCCGTGCGCGGAACGGTGGAGTTCCGCGACGTGGACTTCGCCTATCGCACCGCCGGCAACGGCCACCAGGTCCTGGACCGCGTATCCTTTCGTGTGGAGCCCGGTCAGAAGCTGGCGCTGGTCGGCCGCACCGGTGCCGGGAAGAGCACCATCGCCATGTTGTTGCCCCGAATGTTCGACGTCAGCGGCGGCCAGATTCTGGTCGACGGACGCGACCTCCGCTCCTTACCACTGGCCCAACTACGCCGCAGCATTGGTTTCGTTCCGCAAGATCCGTTCCTGTTCTCCACGACGGTACGAGAGAATGTGAGCTTCGGGCGCGAGGGGGCAACGGACACTGATGTCCGCTGGGCTACGGCCGTCGCCGGCGTGGCGGATGACATCGCATCCTTCCCGCGGGGCTACGACACCGTCGTCGGCGAACGCGGCGTCACGCTATCCGGCGGCCAGAAACAGCGGCTGACGTTGGCCCGCGCCGTGCTCACCGATCCGCGCATCCTCATCCTGGACGATGCCCTTTCGAGCGTCGATACGCGCACCGAGGGCGCCATTCTCGCCGCGCTGCGGGAGGTGATGCGTCAGCGTACCAGCATCATCATCGCCCACCGCATCTCCACCATCCAGGAAGCCGACCTCATCGCCGTGGTGGATGACGGCCGCGTAGTGGAGGTAGGTGATCACGCCTCGCTGCTGGCACGCGACGGACTGTACGCCGACCTCTTCCGGCAACAGCGGCTCGAAGAAGAGCTCGCCGAGCTATGA